Within Fusobacterium gonidiaformans ATCC 25563, the genomic segment GGATAGGAAAAGCCCTGTGATAAAAACTCTTTTAAAGCAAGATTGAATTCCTTACTTAAACTAAGACGAGCAATCTTTTCTAATCTTTCTATATTATTCGTTTCCGAGCCAAAAACAAAGGCTTCACAATGACAAAGATGTAAGATTCCAACCGAAGCTCTTGCAAAAATTTCTGCACTTTGTGTCGAGTAAATTGCAGGAAGTTCTATGACAATATCAATTCCTGCTTCTTTTGCTTGCTTCGCTCTTCTACTTTTGGAAATAATTGCAGGCTCTCCTCGTTGCACATAATCTCCACTCATCACAGCAATAATAACTGCATTTGGATATTTTTCTTTTATTGTCTCTAAATGATACAAGTGTCCTTTATGAAAAGGATTGTATTCTGCTATGATACCGATTGCCTGCATTTTTTCTCCTCTATGCTAATACTTCTCTGATTTTTTCAATGGCTTCCTTTGCTTCTTCCACTGTGTTTTTCCATCCTGTAACAAAACGGATACGACATCTTCCATCCCTCCATTTTCCTTCCGCTCCACATAAGACCACGGAGGAGATTTTTTCAAATTCTTCCTGAGTCATCAATACAAATTGTTGGTTGCTTGGAGAATCATAAGGAGAGGTAAACCCTAATTCTCGAAGTCCATCTCGTAAAACAATGGCTGCTTCATTAGCTTTTCTTCCGATTTCTTCATACAGATTTTCTTGTAACAAGCTAATAAACTGTACTCCGATCAATCTCCCTTTCGCAAACAATCCTCCTCGTTGCTTAATACTGTATTTAAAATCTTTTTTTAAATCATCATGAATAATGGCAACTGCTTCTCCAAACATTGCTCCACACTTCGTTCCTCCGATAAATAGAACATCTGTATATTTTCCTAAATCTTCCCAAGTAATATCATTTTCTTTTGCCCCAAAAGCATAGGCAAGTCTTGCTCCGTCCATAAATAAATACAAGCCATTTTTTTCACAACAAGCTTTTAAATTCATCAATTCTTTTTTTGTATATATCGTCCCAACTTCCGTAGTGTTAGAAATATATATCATCTTTGGCTCTACAAAGAAAAAATCTTCATGATAAGCTAAACAATCTTCTATCATTTTTGGAGTTAACTTCCCGTCCTCTGAAGGAAGCCCCAATACCTTATGTCCTGTCGCTTCTATGGCTCCTGTTTCATGAACATTGATATGTCCTGTAAAAGCTGTAATCACTGCCTGATGTGGTTTTAATACATGAGCAATGACTGTCAAATTTGTTAAAGTTCCTCCTGCAAAAAACCAAGTTTCCGTATTTTCTTGTTTCAATTTTTTAGAAATAATCTCTCTCGCCTTATCACAATACGGATCAAAACCATACCCAACCGTTGATTCTCCATTTGTCTTCATCAAATCTTCCATGACTTTTGGATGTCCACCTTCACTATAATCATTTAAAAATGATAACATAAGTTCCCCCCTTTATTTCTTTAAAAATAATTCTCGATATTCTTGTACCGATAATTTTTCGGTTCCTTTTGGTAACTTTTTTAAACAAACAGTATCTATTTGAAGTAAAGCACTTGTTTTTGTATGAATATGATTGATAGCAATCGCTAAAGCGTCTGCTGCATCATCCGGTTTTGGAATCTCCGATAAGCCTAAAAATCTTTGTACCATTTGTTGAATCTGTTTCTTCTCGGCTCGTCCATAACCGGTAATCCCCATTTTTACTTGCAAGGGCGTGTAAGAATGAATTTGTAAACCATGTAAGCGACCTGTTAATACAATCACTCCTCTGGCTTGTCCCACAGAAATTACCGTCTTATTATTCTTAAAATAAAACAACTCTTCGACTGCCATTTCTTCCGGCTGATATTTTTGGATTAAAGAAGATAACTCCTCATGAATCTTTATCAAACGATCTTCCATAGGCAAATCTTTTTCTGTATAAATACAACCATAATCTACCACATGAAATTTTCCTTTTTCATAATCAATCACACCATACCCAACAATAGCCGTTCCCGGATCGATTCCTAAAATTCTCATACTCTATTCTCCAAAATCAAAGTCAACTTGTCGTAATGCCTCATACAAAATAATAGCAGCAGAATTTGATAAATTCAAAGAACGTCCCATAGGAATCATAGGAATGGTAATACATCTTTCCGGATTTTTCTTTAAAATTTCTTCCGGAATTCCTCTTGATTCTGGCCCAAACATAATATAATCATTTGCTTTATAGCTTACATCACTATATCTTTGTTTCGTTTTTGTTGTCGCATAAAATAATCTCATATTGGGGTCACTTGCTAAAAATTCTTCAAAACTTTCCCAAACAGTTAACTGTACAGAATGCCAATAATCGAGACCAGAACGTTTAATTTGTTTCTCATCAAGTGAAAACCCTAAAGGTTTAATCAAATGCAAATGTGTATTTGTTAGTACACAACTTCTTCCTATATTTCCTGTATTATATGGAATTTCCGGCTGATACAATACGATGTTCATTTTTTTACCTCACTTTATTCTTTATCTTCTGCTAGTATTATATCATCTTTTATATATCAATTCAAAAATTAAAATAAAAGTTTAATGTTACTAAGTCACATTGATTATGAAAAGCTTTAGAGTATAATAATAAAAAGAGAAAAATTGAGGTGAAAAACTGTGCAAGTAAAAAAATTTCATTTAGGCCCTATGATGACAAACTGTTTTCTAACTTGGGGAGACAATGGAACTGCATATTTCTTTGATTGTGGAGGAAAAAATCTAGATAAAGTGGAAGCTTTCATAAAAGACAATCAATTAAGTATGAAATATTTAATTTTAACACATGGGCATGGAGACCATATTGATGGAATTCATGAATTTATAAAACGTTTTCCGGAAGCAAAAATCTATATTGGAAAAGAAGAAAAAGAGTTTTTATCGAATCCCAACTTAAATTTGAATTCCTACATTTCAGGAAACAATTTTGAATTTGATGGAGAAATCCATACAGTGCAAGGTGGAGATATGATAGGAGAATTTTTAGTTTTAGATACTCCCGGTCATACCATAGGTTCTAAATCTTTTTATCATAAAGATTCTAATATTTTAATGGCAGGAGATACTTTATTTTATCACAGCTATGGGCGTTTTGATTTACCCACAGGAAGCCAACGTCAATTAGTAGAGAGTCTTAGAAAATTATGTGAACTCCCAGAAAATGTAATTGTCTACAATGGACATACAGAAGAAACAACAATTGGAGAAGAAAAAGAATTTTTAGGATTCCATCGTAGATAAAAAATAACTAGGAGGAAATAAAATATGGAAAAAATATATGATGTTATTATTGTCGGAGGAGGTCCTGCCGGATTAACCGCCGGAATTTATTTAGGACGTGGAAAAGCTAGGACTCTTATTTTAGAAAAAGCGAATGTAGGAGCCTTACTTTCTGCTCATAAAATTGATAACTATCCCGGATTTTTGAATAGTCCCAGCGGGAAAGAAATCTATGAGATAATGAAAAAACAAGCTCTCTCTTATGATGTAGAAATTCAAGAAGCTACCGTATTGGCTTTTGACCCTTACAAAGAAACAAAAATCGTAAAAACGGACAAAGGAAACTTTAAATGTAAATACATCATTATTGCTTCCGGTATGCTGAAGGCAAAAAAAGTACCGGGAGAAGCAAAATATATTGGAGCAGGTGTTTCTTACTGTGCAACTTGTGATGGTGCTTTTACGAGAAATCGTATTGTTTCTTTAGTTGGAAAAGGAGAAGAATTAGCAGAAGAAGCTCTTTTCTTAACAAGATTTGCAAAAGAAGTTCATGTCTATGTGACAGAAGATATCTTAGAAGCTCCACAAGAAGTACTTCATGCCTTATTGGAAAATGAAAAAGTAAAAATTCAATATTCCGTTTCCCTAGAAGAAGTAAAAGGGGATGGAGAAGCTTTGACTTCTTTTGTTCTAAAAGACAGTACCGGAAAGCTTTCGGAAGAAAACACAAACTTCTTATTCTTGTATTTGGGAACCAAAAGCAATACAGAACTTTTTGGAGAATTTGCAGATATGGATTCAAAAGGTTTCATTAAAACAAATGAAAAAATGCAAATCAGAACTCCAAATATGTATGCCATTGGAGATATCCGAGAAAAAGAAATCAGACAAGTAACAACAGCAACCAATGATGGAACAATTGCCGCTTCTGTTATCATAAAAGATATTTTAACAAAAAAAGCAAACAAATAAATATTCTAAATAAAATAAGGAGGAGAATGTATGAGAAAAATTTTTGTTTTAGACACCAATGTATTGATTCATGATCCTTACTGTATCTACAAATTTGAAGACAACGAAGTGGTTGTCCCTATCTTTGTCATTGAGGAAATTGATAAGTTGAAGAGAAATCCCAATACTGCCATTCAAGCTAGATTGGTTTCTCGAGTGATTGATGAAATTCGGAAAAAAGGAAGCCTATATCAAGGGGTAGAACTGGAAAAAGATATTTTTTTCCGAGTAGAGATTGATAACAATATAGAGGACTTACCAACAGTACTAAGACGAGATGTTATGGACAATATGATTATTTCTGTCACTCTTGGTATCCAGAAAAAAAATCCGGAAAAGCGTGTTGTCATTGTTTCTAAAGATATCAATATGAGAATCAAAGCAGATGCTCTCGCCCTAGAAGTACAAGATTATAAAAATGATAAAGTCGATTATAGTGAACTTTATACTGGATTTTTAGATATTTCTGTTTCAAAAGAAATTTTAGAAGAATACTCCAATTCCGGAAAAATTTCCTTAGAAAAATTAGATGTTAACTCAGAAAATTTAACTCCAAATTGTTTTATTCGTATGAATTGTGAAAATGATTTTGTGACGGGACGTTATGCAAATGGAAAAGTTCGTAAAATTATCTTAGGAGATATCGAAGCTTGGGGATTGCGAGCAAGAAATGAAGAACAACGTTTTGCCATGGAATTACTCATGGACGAAGCGGTGAAAGTAGTAACTTTAGTAGGCGGAGCAGGAACAGGAAAGACACTGCTTGCCATTGCAGCTGCCTTAGAGCAAGTTGTAGAAAGAAAAAAATATAAGAAAATATTCATTGCCAGACCTATTATCCCTATGGGAAAAGATTTAGGATATTTACCGGGTAGTGAAAAAGAAAAATTAAAACCTTGGATGCAGCCTATTTTTGATAATATTGAATTTTTATCCCATACTCGTGGGGAAAAGACAGGAGAAAAAGTTGTACAAGGTCTAGAAGCTATGGGACTTATGAAAATAGAACCTTTAACTTACATTCGAGGGCGAAGTATTCCAGCTGGATTTATTGTCATTGATGAAGCTCAAAACTTAACTCCTTTGGAAATTAAAACCATTGTGACAAGAGTTGGAGAAGATACTAAAATTGTCTTTACCGGAGATCCTGCCCAAATTGATAACCCATACTTAGATGCCAATACCAACGGATTAACGTATTTGGCAGAAAAATTAAAAAATGAAAAAATCCTAGGACATATGACCTTAGTCAAAGGAGAACGTTCTGAAGTGGCTGAAATTGCTGCGAAATTATTATAATAGGAAGAGGGGAAAACTTATTTTAGTTTTCCCCTTTATTCTTCTATTTTCTACTCTTATAATCTTCTTCGATCTCTTGTTTCCATTCCTTCTTTAGTTGTTGACCTGACCTCATTTGTAAAACGGCCTCTCCCAATACCTTGTAATTTTTTTGCGTTCCTAAAGAATCAGCGTGGTAATTTACTGCCTTTTCTTTTGAAATTCCAAATTGGGCCGCTGTCTCTTCTGCATCAATATTTGCTCCTAAGAATAAGAACTCCCACTTCTTTTCCTTTTTTTGCTTTTCAATTAAGGCCCTCACTTGCTTTGCTGTAAACTCTTGGCTTGCATTTTCCATTCCATCTGTTGTAATAATAAACAATACTTGGTCTACTTTTTTCTCTGCCAGTTCTTGCTCCCTGTCTACATTAACAATCGTTTTTCCGATTGCATCATAAAGAGCTGTACTTCCTCTCACAAAATATTCTTTTTCTGTCATGTTAGGAAGTTCTTTGATATTCTTATGATGATACAACATTTCATAGTAATCATCAAATAATACAGTCGTAACAAAAACATCCCCGGTTTGTTCTTTTTGTTTCTGTAACATCGAATTATATCCACCAATCGTATCTTTTTCTAAACCAAACATAGAACCACTTCGATCTAAAATAAAAACTAATTCAATATTTTTTGCTTTTACTTCCTTTTTAGTCGTTCCATTTGCACAAGCAACCAAAGAAAATGCCAGTAAAATTCCTAATAAAATTTTTTTCATCCTAACCCCCTATGGTAATCCCCGTTCCAACTCCTAAGCTAACACAAGAACTTAACAATACTCCTAAACATATCATGCTAAGAATCTGTACATATTTCATAACTTTCCTCCTCCTTACTTTAAATTTTCCACTATTTTATGAAAAGAACAGAATTAATCGCTCTTATTTTTCATATATCTTCTTTCTATGGTCGAAATCAACAGCTACTATGATTAAAACATCATCTTGAATTTCCACAATTAACCGATAGTCCATAACTCTATAACGCCACATACCTTTTAAATTTCCTGTTAATGCTTTTCCATGAAGTCTTGGTTCTTCTGTATCTAACAAATTTTTCTTGATATAAGAATATAAAGTTTTTTGAACACTTTTATCAAATTTTATAATTTTCTTATTTAACTTTTCAGGAATGACTAATCGATATCCCACTCTTTTACTGCCTCCTCAAAAGAAATTAAATTTAATCTTCCTGCTTCTTTTTCTTTCAAATATTCTTGAACAATTTCTAAATCATATTCTTCTTCTATTTGCTTAAATAACAAATCTTTTATAAACTGAGATACCGTAGTTCCTTTAGACTCCACATATTCTTTTATTAATCTTTCTTCTTTATTATTAAATCTTATTGAAATTACAGACATAAAATCACTCCCCTCTTATATGTTTACATTGTAAACTTCATCAAAAGAAAAGTCAAGAGAAATTTTTATCAAATTTGAAAACAGTAGTAATTGGTTGTATAAAAAAGAAAGACACAGTTTCCTGTGCCTTTCTAAAAGAGTATGAGTTTAAGAGTCCTATTTATTTTCTATCAATATTGTAAAATACTTTCATTCCTCGATATTGAGCCATATCTCCTAATTCTTGTTCAATTCTCAATAATTGATTGTATTTTGCCATTCTATCTGTTCTTGAAGTAGAACCAGTTTTAATTTGTCCTGCATTTGTTGCTACTGCGATATCTGCGATAGTAGCATCTTCCGTTTCTCCGGATCTATGAGAAACAACAGCTGTCATTCCGGCTCTTTTTGCCATTTCAATCGCATCTAAAGTTTCTGTCAAAGTTCCAATTTGATTTAATTTAATCAAGATAGAATTTGCAGCTTTTAATTCGATTCCTTTTTGTAATCTTTCTGTATTTGTTACAAATAAGTCATCTCCAACCAATTGTACTTTTTCTCCAAGAGCTTCTGTTAATTTTTGCCATCCTGCCCAGTCATCTTCTGCTAAACCGTCTTCGATAGAAACGATAGGATATTTTTCTACTAAAGATTTATACCAATCTACCATTTCTTCCGTAGTTCTTACCACTCCACCTTCTCTTACAAAGTGATAAGTATATTTTCCGTCTGCTTCTTTTGCAAATTCAGAAGAGGCAGCGTCCATTGCGAAAGTAATATCTTTTCCTAATTCATACCCGGCTGCTTTCACTGCTTCACAGATTAAATCCAAAGCTCCTTCTGTTCCTTGAATTTTTGCAGGAGCATATCCCCCTTCGTTTCCTACGTTAGTAGAGTCTCCATTTGCTTTTAATAATTTTCCTAAATGATGGAATACTTCACATCCCATTTGCATTGCTTCTGCAAATGTTTTTGCTCCTACCGGTTGAATCATAAATTCTTGTACATCTACTGCAGAATCTGCATGAGATCCTCCATTTAAGATATTCATCATAGGAAGAGGTAATTCTTTTGCATTCACTCCACCTAAATATTTGTACAAAGGTTGTCCCAATGCTTCTGCTGCTGCCTTAGCGACTGCTAAAGAAACACCTAAAATCGCATTTGCTCCTAATCTTCCTTTATTTGGAGTTCCATCTAATTCGATCATAGCTTTATCAATAGAAACTTGATCCAAAGCATTCATACCTACTAATCTTTCTTTAATTTCTGTATTTACGTTTTGAACAGCTTTCAAAACTCCTTTTCCTAAGTATCTTGCTTTATCTCCATCTCTTAATTCCACTGCTTCGTGAGAACCTGTAGATGCTCCTGATGGAACAGCAGCTCTTCCCTTTGCTCCACATTCCAATACTACATCCACTTCTACTGTCGGGTTTCCTCTAGAGTCTAAAATTTCTCTTGCTACGACATCATAAATTCTTGTCATTCGTATTCCTCCTTGATTATTTTCCTAAAATATTTATTTAATATGAATTACTTTTACTGAGTTTGTTGTTCCATTGATATATACTTGTTCTCCACAAGTCGCAATAATCACATCTCCTGAAACAGCCAATCCTAATTCCCTTACTGCTTTTTCTGCTAAAGTATAGAATTCATCTAAGGAGCTTGCAGTACCATCCACATAAGAAGTTACCCCTCTTGTTAAGACTAATTGATTTGCTGTTCTTTCATTATTCGTAATTGCTAAAATATCTGCTGATGGGAAATATCTTCTCATATCTCTAGCTGCTCTTCCTGAAGCAGTTGCCACTACGATCACTTTTGCTCCAATCATTTCTGCGACATCTGCAGTTCCTTTTGCTACCGCAGTTGTTACTGTAATCTCTCCAACTTCTAAGTGGGCATCTTCTACCGGCAAAATCAACGGATCTGTTTTTTCTGCAATTCTTTTCATCACCGTCACTGCTTCTATCGGATATTTTCCTTTTGCAGTTTCTCCGGAAAGCATTACGGCATCGGTTCCATCAATGATTGCATTTGCTACGTCATTTGCTTCCGCTCTTGTTGGTCTAGGGTTTTTAATCATAGAATCCAACATTTGTGTTGCAGTAATGACAATTTTTCCTACAGCATTACATCTTTGAATCATCATTTTTTGAGCAAAAGGAACTTCTTCTACCGGAATTTCCACTCCTAAATCTCCTCTTGCCACCATAATTCCATCAGATTCTTCTAAAATTTCTTCGAAATTATCCAATCCTTCTTGATTTTCAATTTTTGAAATAATCTGAATTCCTGCTCCACCATTTTCTTCCAATACTTTTCTTACTGCTCGTACATCATCTGCTTTTCGGATGAAAGAAGCAGCAATAAAATCGACTTTTTGTTCACATCCAAATTTCAAATCTTGGATATCTTTCTCTGCCAAAGCGGGTAAGTTTACTTTTACATTTGGCAAGTTAATTCCTTTGTTTTCTCCTAAATCTCCTGAATTTTCAGCAATACATTCTACTTCATTTCCAGAGATTTTTGTTACTGTCATAGATAATAGTCCATCATCTACTAAAACCATATCTCCAACTTTTAAATCTCTTGCAAACCCTTCATAAGTAACAGCTACTTTATTTTGATTTCCAATCACAGATTTATCTGTTGTAAAAGTGAAAGTTTGTCCGGTAATAATGCTAACATCTTTTCCACCTTCTAGTTTTATTGTTCTAATTTCAGGTCCCTTTGTATCTAATAATAAGGCAGCTCGAATCCCTGTCTCTTTCATTGCTTCTCTAAAATTAACAATTCTCGCTCCATGTTCTGCATAATCCCCATGAGAGAAATTTAATCTCATGACATTCATTCCACTTTGTAGTAAAGTTTTCAATGTCTCTTTTGATTCTGTTTTTGGTCCAATGGTACATACAATTTTCGTTTTCTTCAAAGAATTTTCCCCTCCTATAACTTCCTGCTTAGCCTATTTTTCTTAGTCTATATCTTATACCAAGACTCTTTTTTTTTCAAATAAATTATAGAGCATTTTTTTATCTTTTTTTGTTCATAAATTTGCTTTCTAACTACTTTGCTCTCACTTTAAAAATGACTTTTTCAATCGGAGTCGCTTCTTCTTCTACTTTCATTAAAGCCAAATGTACTTCTTCCGGAAAAAGCATTAAAAATTCTCCTTCTTTGATACAAAGTTTTCCTTCTGCGATTCCTTGATATAAACCATAATCATTTTCTTCTTCGTAAGCTTTCACTTCTTTTCCTTGTTTCATTTCAAAAAAAGCAATATTTTCTTTTCCTTTCAAAGGAATATGAATGTCGATATAGGTTCTGTGATATTCATAGTCCATCCCTTCTACATTCTTTGCCATAGCTCCCTCAGGACAGTTATAATAGATATCTTCTCCGGCTACGACATTTCTTCCATATTCTGCTTTCTGATAGTTTCCTGTCATAATATATCGAATGGCTTGATCCAAATAATTGGAAATTCCTAAATATCGCCCTATATTTTCAATTTTATCGTATATCATCTTTCCTCCTAATTTCTTCTCTCTATTATATCTTGTTTTTTACTTTTTGACCAGTTTTTCTTTTGAATAAAGAAAAAGGTTGCATGAGCAACCCTTCTTATTTCTTCATTTCATCCACAAATTTCTTGGTAATTTGTTGAGGCCTTGTAATAGCTCCTCCTACTACCACTGCAAAAGCTCCTAATTGTAAGGCATTTTTTGCTTTCTCCGGAGTATCTAAATTTCCCTCTCCAATCACAGGAATCGAAACGGCTTTTAAGACTTTTTCCAATTCTACTAAAGGCAAATTTCCTTTTGTATATTCAGTATAACCAACCAAAGTTGTTCCAACAAAGTCAAAACCTAATCTTTCTGCTTCTACTGCTTCTTCCACAGAAGAAATATCCGCCATAAATAATTGCTTCGGATATTTTTCTTTAGCTTCTTTCATCAAAGCTTCCAAAGTATTTCCATCCGGTCTTTCTCGTTTCGTACCGTCAATGGCAATAATATCAACTCCCTCTGTTACCAAAGCTGAAATTTCTTTCATGGTCGGAGTAATATAAACAGGATTATCTCCATATACTTCTTTAATAATTCCAATAATTGGCAAATCTACAGTTTTCTTAATTTCATGAATATCTACAACTGTATTCGCTCGAATTCCAGATGCTCCTCCAACATAAGCAGCATAAGCCATTCTGGACATAATATAGGAACTATGTAAAGGTTCTTCCTGTAAAGCTTGACAAGAAACAATTAGTTTTCCTCGTAAGGCTTCGATTCTTTCTTTCATCTTCCTCTCCTATTTTGCTAAATATTTTTGATACAATTCTTTTGCCACTTTTGCTTGTTCTTCCGTAGTAGGTGCCATTGGTCTTCTACAAATTCCAGCATCTACTCCTTGACATTTTAAAATTTCTTTAATCGTTGGATATAATCCATTTTGTAAAATTCCTTCAATCAAGTCATTTGTTACATGTTGAATTTCTAAAGCCTCTGCGATTTTTCCTTCTTTTCCTAATCTGAAAATTTCTTTTGCTCGAATTCCATTGACATTGTAAGTACTTCCGATAGCTCCGTCAACACCCATAACCACAGCTGGTAATAACATTTCATCGAATCCGGATAAAATCAATTTATCAGGATATGCTTTTCTCATTCTTTCTAATAAATAGAAATCTCCTGCTGTGAATTTTACTCCAATAATTTTAGGATTTGCAAACAATTCTCCAAATTGTGCAATGTCCATATTAACTCCTGTTAAGAAAGGAATAGAATAAATTACCATGTTATTTTGAGTTTCTCTTACGATTGTTTCATAATATTCTTTGATTTCTGCAAAACTAAATTTATAGTAGAAAGGTGTTACTGCAGATAAACAAGGATATCCTAATTCTGTTGCATATTTTCCTAATTCCACAGATTCTTTTACATTGATACTTCCGACTTGTGCCATCATTTGTACTTCATTCTTCGCTTCGTCCATAGCAATTCTGAAAACTTCTTTCTTTTCTTCCGTAGAAATCATAAAGTTTTCTCCGGTACTTCCGCCTACATATAATCCATCTACTTTCATGACATCAATATTGTGTCTTACTAATTCTCTAAGCCCTTTTTCGTTAATACTTCCATCCAAGTTATAAGGCACCATTAATGCCGAAAAAATTCCTTTCATTGTTTTACTTCCTCCTGTTTTGTT encodes:
- a CDS encoding N-acetylmannosamine-6-phosphate 2-epimerase, with product MKERIEALRGKLIVSCQALQEEPLHSSYIMSRMAYAAYVGGASGIRANTVVDIHEIKKTVDLPIIGIIKEVYGDNPVYITPTMKEISALVTEGVDIIAIDGTKRERPDGNTLEALMKEAKEKYPKQLFMADISSVEEAVEAERLGFDFVGTTLVGYTEYTKGNLPLVELEKVLKAVSIPVIGEGNLDTPEKAKNALQLGAFAVVVGGAITRPQQITKKFVDEMKK
- a CDS encoding N-acetylneuraminate lyase encodes the protein MKGIFSALMVPYNLDGSINEKGLRELVRHNIDVMKVDGLYVGGSTGENFMISTEEKKEVFRIAMDEAKNEVQMMAQVGSINVKESVELGKYATELGYPCLSAVTPFYYKFSFAEIKEYYETIVRETQNNMVIYSIPFLTGVNMDIAQFGELFANPKIIGVKFTAGDFYLLERMRKAYPDKLILSGFDEMLLPAVVMGVDGAIGSTYNVNGIRAKEIFRLGKEGKIAEALEIQHVTNDLIEGILQNGLYPTIKEILKCQGVDAGICRRPMAPTTEEQAKVAKELYQKYLAK